A DNA window from Acidobacteriota bacterium contains the following coding sequences:
- a CDS encoding carbon starvation protein A yields the protein MWTKAGKLVLWTAVAGLCTLAIGTIAFRRGEPINALWLIVAALCSYALGYRFYSAFIAAKVLALDPLRATPAERLENGRDFVPTNKWVVFGHHFAAIAGPGPLVGPVLAAQFGYLPGTLWILVGAVFGGCVQDFVILLFSVRRDGKSLCQMAKEEVGKVGGVVAFTAVISIIVILLSTAAFIVVNALKNSPWGTFTIAMTMPIALLMGVYLRYLRPGKVLETSALGFVLVMAAIFGGQWVAHSSVAGWFTLSGTTLSVLVIVYGFAASVVPVWLLLAPRDYLSTFVKLGTIVVLALGILAIRPTLHMPALTQFIDGSGPVFAGTIFPFAFITLACGAISGFHSLISSGTTPKLIAREPETRMVGYGAMAAESFVAIMAVIAACTLQPGAYFAVNSPAAVVGAAPAAATQTISSWGYPVTPADMQTLADKVGEKTLYNRTGGAPAFALGMATIFAHSVGGDAFMGIWYHFAIMFEALFILTVLDAGTRVARFMLQDALGHLWEPLGRTSWYPSIVLTSALIVGAWGYGLWQSVQDPRGGINALWPLFGIANQLLSAVALCVATTIIIKMGRARYAWVTLLPLTWLVAATFTAAWYKIFAANPRIGFLAEANQYAAQLPLLSGAAASAALKQMVNARINAAITAGLLILVALMVLESAREWVRILTGKKAAAVREAPFVPTRFASEEA from the coding sequence ATGTGGACCAAGGCAGGCAAGCTCGTGCTGTGGACGGCCGTAGCGGGCCTGTGCACGCTCGCCATCGGCACCATCGCATTCCGCCGTGGAGAGCCGATCAACGCCCTGTGGCTCATCGTGGCGGCGCTCTGCTCCTACGCCCTGGGCTACCGCTTCTACAGCGCTTTCATCGCGGCCAAGGTGCTGGCGCTCGATCCTTTGCGAGCCACGCCGGCGGAGCGGCTCGAGAACGGGCGCGACTTCGTCCCTACGAACAAGTGGGTGGTCTTCGGACACCACTTTGCGGCTATCGCGGGTCCGGGGCCACTGGTCGGGCCGGTGCTGGCGGCGCAATTCGGCTATCTGCCCGGGACGCTTTGGATCCTGGTGGGCGCCGTGTTCGGCGGGTGCGTGCAGGATTTTGTGATCTTGCTCTTCTCGGTGCGGCGGGATGGCAAGTCACTTTGCCAGATGGCGAAGGAAGAGGTCGGCAAGGTTGGCGGCGTGGTGGCATTCACCGCGGTCATCAGCATCATCGTCATCCTGCTGTCTACCGCTGCCTTTATCGTCGTGAACGCGCTCAAGAACAGTCCCTGGGGCACGTTCACCATCGCGATGACCATGCCGATCGCTTTACTGATGGGCGTTTACCTGCGATACCTTCGGCCGGGCAAGGTGCTGGAGACCTCTGCCCTGGGCTTTGTGCTGGTGATGGCGGCAATCTTTGGCGGACAGTGGGTCGCACACAGCAGCGTCGCCGGCTGGTTCACGCTCTCGGGGACCACCCTTTCAGTCCTGGTCATTGTTTATGGGTTTGCTGCGTCGGTCGTTCCCGTGTGGTTGCTGCTCGCGCCCCGCGATTATCTGAGCACCTTCGTGAAGCTGGGCACCATAGTGGTGCTCGCGCTGGGGATCTTGGCGATCCGTCCAACCTTGCACATGCCGGCGCTAACCCAGTTCATCGACGGCTCCGGCCCGGTCTTCGCGGGCACGATCTTTCCGTTCGCGTTCATCACCCTCGCGTGCGGCGCCATCAGCGGCTTCCACTCGCTGATCTCGAGCGGGACCACGCCCAAGCTTATCGCCCGCGAGCCGGAGACGCGCATGGTGGGCTACGGCGCGATGGCGGCCGAATCATTCGTCGCCATCATGGCCGTGATCGCGGCGTGCACGCTGCAGCCGGGCGCATACTTTGCGGTGAACAGTCCGGCGGCAGTGGTAGGCGCGGCCCCGGCGGCAGCCACGCAGACGATAAGCAGCTGGGGATACCCGGTCACGCCTGCCGACATGCAGACGCTGGCCGATAAGGTCGGCGAGAAGACGCTCTACAACCGCACCGGCGGCGCGCCCGCATTCGCGCTGGGGATGGCAACCATCTTCGCGCACTCGGTCGGGGGTGACGCGTTCATGGGCATCTGGTACCACTTCGCCATCATGTTTGAAGCGCTGTTTATCCTGACCGTGCTCGATGCCGGCACGCGCGTTGCCCGCTTCATGCTCCAGGACGCCCTCGGCCACCTTTGGGAGCCGCTCGGCCGGACCAGCTGGTATCCCAGCATCGTGCTGACCAGCGCGCTGATCGTCGGCGCGTGGGGGTATGGCTTGTGGCAAAGCGTGCAAGATCCGCGTGGCGGCATCAACGCCCTGTGGCCGCTTTTCGGGATCGCAAACCAATTGCTTTCGGCGGTCGCCCTCTGCGTGGCCACCACCATCATCATCAAGATGGGGCGGGCGCGGTACGCATGGGTCACGCTCCTCCCGCTTACCTGGCTGGTGGCGGCAACGTTCACCGCGGCCTGGTACAAGATCTTCGCTGCCAACCCGCGCATCGGGTTCCTGGCAGAGGCGAACCAATACGCCGCACAGCTGCCCCTGTTGTCGGGTGCCGCGGCCAGCGCGGCGCTGAAGCAGATGGTCAACGCCCGTATAAACGCCGCCATCACCGCCGGTCTGCTCATCCTGGTCGCACTCATGGTGCTGGAATCGGCGCGGGAGTGGGTACGTATCCTGACCGGCAAAAAAGCGGCGGCAGTGCGCGAAGCGCCGTTCGTCCCTACCAGATTCGCCAGCGAGGAAGCATGA